AATAATAATTATAATATAAAAATAAAGATATTAAAGTTAATTCATGTAATATTTTAAAAAATAATGATTTTTTAAGTCAAACTATAAAGTTAAGAGAAAATAAAGTGTTGTTTAGAAAAAGAATATTATAAATAAAGAAGCTAAACCTCATAAAGTATTGTCTGGCTTCTTATCTTTAATATTTTACTTTTACTTATCTAGAGTCCATATCTTGCAATTTTTTATATATATCATTTAACTCTTGAAAGTCCTTATTTGTCTTAGTCATATTTTCATTAAGTTCTTTTTGTTTATTCTTAGCAACCTCTAGCAAACTTTTAGCACTCTCCATTGCATCATTAGCATTATTTATCCGGTAATGGTAAAGATAATTGTACCCCCTAAAATGAGGTATATCTTTTAAAGCTTCTTCTAAAGCATCATTTGCTTTTCTTTTTGCATGCTCAAAATCATTCTTAGCTTTTGCTAAAGCAGCAATTGCATCAGTATAGCAAACATTAAGAGAGGCATAACTACTAATAGCCTTTTCAATTGCTTTATCAAGGTTAGGCAATATTTCTAGTATAGAACCATTAGTTCTAGAATTTTTTCTAGCATTATTTAAATAAGATTTAGCGCTATCAGCTAATCTTTTTATCTTATCAAGTTTTGATCTTGTTTCCTTTAAAGCTGCATTTACTTTCTCAGCTTCTTCTAAAGAGGTAGAAGCTTTTTGTATAATTTTACTAGCTTCTCTAGCTTCACTAGAGTCCTTATTAAGTAGTTGAGGTTGTCTGCTAGTATCATGTTTCTTGTTTTCTACTTCACTAGCATCGGAATGAGCTGTGTCTAAAACACTATCATCTGCTTGTATACCTGAACTATTGTTTTTTTCACTTTCTTTTACTTTACTTTCATTATTTTGTTGTTGATCATTTCTGTTTTGATTACTTTCTTTTACCCCAATTTCTTCAGCATCATCTAAAGCTCTAGATGTGCGACCACTTCTGTTGTTGTCTTTTATAGAATCTAGAGAACTATTATCTAGTTTAGAAGTAGAATTTGTACTTTTATTATCAGCTATATCTTTATCATAGACAAAAGCTTTAGCTAAAGCTTGTTGCGATTTATTTGTAAGCTTTTCATATAATTTACAAGAGATAAAGCTAGAAAATAAACTGGATATCAACATCACTTTAATTATTAAATTCATTATATTACCTCTATCTAAAATAGAATATTATTAGAATATTTTATCATTATATCACATATATAGTAGCAATCAAGATTATGAGCTAGATGTTAAGATAGATATCATAAAACTAAATAACATAGAATAAGAATTTAAATAAAAATTAGAATGAGATGAATTTGAGGATAAATAAATTTATTTTGATTTTAAATAGTATTTTAGAGTTATGTATTGCTGAATCTATATCAAAAATATTTATTCTTGAAAAATAGGTTCTTTATAGTTTAACTGCTATTACTAGTTTAGTAATAGTTTCT
The sequence above is drawn from the Borreliella burgdorferi B31 genome and encodes:
- a CDS encoding immunogenic protein P37 is translated as MNLIIKVMLISSLFSSFISCKLYEKLTNKSQQALAKAFVYDKDIADNKSTNSTSKLDNSSLDSIKDNNRSGRTSRALDDAEEIGVKESNQNRNDQQQNNESKVKESEKNNSSGIQADDSVLDTAHSDASEVENKKHDTSRQPQLLNKDSSEAREASKIIQKASTSLEEAEKVNAALKETRSKLDKIKRLADSAKSYLNNARKNSRTNGSILEILPNLDKAIEKAISSYASLNVCYTDAIAALAKAKNDFEHAKRKANDALEEALKDIPHFRGYNYLYHYRINNANDAMESAKSLLEVAKNKQKELNENMTKTNKDFQELNDIYKKLQDMDSR